A genome region from Labrus mixtus chromosome 9, fLabMix1.1, whole genome shotgun sequence includes the following:
- the LOC132979897 gene encoding olfactory receptor 52B2-like has protein sequence MENESLDFSAELTLDPFVIPLGGKYPIFFFGIAIYLFVVFCNLTLLTLIIVKRNLHKPMYFILFSLPLNDLIGITAMLPKVLSDIVTETNKVYYPLCVLQAFLLHMYGGGILFILAAMSFDRYAAICMPLRYSSIMTPRVVICIVSLVWGLDFVLIVSLFSLQTRLPRCKSVIMNVFCDNPSLLKLTCGNTTVNNIIGLFNTAVMQAVSVSVQAFSYVKILITCVVSQRSEAKTKAINTCVAQLVIITIFQIVGTFTILSHRFKNVSADLQKIMGMLIFLVPPLLNPLVYGLYTREIRNTFLTILKNGRVSM, from the coding sequence aTGGAAAATGAATCCCTTGATTTCAGTGCTGAATTAACTCTGGATCCTTTTGTTATCCCACTTGGAGGGAAGTATCCCATCTTTTTTTTCGGCATTGCAATTTATCTTTTTGTGGTTTTTTGCAACCTGACCTTGTTGACTCTGATCATTGTGAAGAGGAACCTTCACAAGCCCATGTATTTCATCCTGTTCAGTCTCCCCCTCAATGATCTGATAGGAATAACAGCAATGCTACCAAAGGTCCTGTCAGACATtgtaacagagacaaacaaggTGTACTATCCTCTCTGTGTCTTACAGGCGTTTCTGCTGCACATGTACGGTGGAGGAATTCTGTTCATTCTTGCAGCCATGTCATTTGACCGCTATGCAGCCATCTGCATGCCGTTACGCTACAGCTCCATCATGACCCCCAGAGTTGTCATCTGTATCGTGTCTCTAGTTTGGGGTCTTGATTTTGTCCTGATCGTTtcattgttttctctgcagacaagACTTCCCAGGTGCAAATCTGTCATTATGAATGTGTTCTGTGATAACCCCTCTCTGCTGAAGCTCACATGTGGAAATACGACGGTCAATAACATCATAGGATTGTTTAACACCGCTGTCATGCAGGCTGttagtgtgtctgtgcaggCGTTTTCCTACGTGAAGATTCTGATCACATGCGTGGTTTCACAGAGGTCTGAAGCAAAGACCAAAGCTATCAACACGTGTGTGGCTCAGCTGGTCATAATCACCATATTTCAGATTGTGGGAACTTTTACTATTTTATCTCACAGGTTCAAAAATGTCTCAGCTGACCTGCAAAAGATAATGGGCATGCTGATTTTTCTTGTTCCTCCTCTTCTGAATCCGCTTGTATACGGGTTGTACACAAGAGAAATACGAAACACTTTCCTGACTATCTTAAAAAATGGTAGAGTATCCATGTGA
- the LOC132980732 gene encoding olfactory receptor 13H1-like, with amino-acid sequence MKSNMTAEGEILEIQGFDISPEFTYPLFFLLLFVYFSLLFSNIGVLTLIITEKSLHQPMYMLFCNLSVNDLIGNTVLLPQLMAHIISTERFVTFRQCAVQAFCSHTFGSASHMILVIMAIDRYVAICHPLRYSSIMTTKTVIGLSATAWGVSLLLVSVLIGLTVRLSRCRSLIQNAYCDNASLFKLSCDDVSINNIYGLFFTVLLFSCSLGGIAITYFRIALICWIKKNKELNNRALQTCASHLVLYLIMLWSGFLTIILHRFPDYPDLRKIAYILFHVVPANLNPIIYGMHTRSLRDKIIQIMQRKVTTT; translated from the coding sequence ATGAAAAGCAACATGACAGCTGAAGGTGAAATCCTTGAGATCCAAGGCTTTGACATATCACCAGAGTTCACGtatcctctctttttcttactGCTGTTCGTTTACTTCTCCCTGCTTTTTTCCAACATTGGAGTCCTTACGCTTATCATCACTGAGAAGAGTTTGCACCAGCCGATGTACATGCTTTTCTGTAACCTGTCTGTCAATGATCTGATCGGTAACACAGTCCTGCTGCCTCAGCTGATGGCTCACATCATTTCAACAGAACGCTTTGTCACcttcagacagtgtgcagttCAGGCATTTTGCAGCCATACGTTCGGCTCTGCTTCACATATGATCCTCGTCATTATGGCAATAGACAGATATGTTGCAATATGTCACCCTTTAAGGTACAGCTCAATTATGACCACCAAAACCGTGATCGGGCTGTCTGCTACAGCATGGGGGGTGTCTCTACTGCTCGTTTCTGTTTTGATTGGTCTCACAGTGAGGCTGTCTCGCTGTAGATCACTTATTCAAAATGCTTACTGTGACAATGCTTCTCTGTTCAAACTTTCCTGTGATGACGTATCAATCAACAACATCTATGGACTCTTTTTCACCGTGCTGCTGTTCAGCTGCTCACTGGGAGGCATAGCTATCACCTACTTTCGGATAGCTCTCATCTGCTggattaagaaaaacaaagagttgAACAACAGAGCGCTGCAGACGTGTGCCAGCCACTTGGTTCTTTATCTCATAATGCTGTGGTCGGGCTTTTTAACCATCATATTACATCGTTTCCCAGATTACCCAGATCTAAGGAAGATtgcatatattttatttcatgtggtCCCGGCAAATTTAAACCCAATCATTTATGGGATGCATACAAGGTCATTAAGAGataaaatcattcaaataatgCAGAGAAAAGTGACTACAACGTAA